From Etheostoma cragini isolate CJK2018 chromosome 14, CSU_Ecrag_1.0, whole genome shotgun sequence, the proteins below share one genomic window:
- the hdac1 gene encoding histone deacetylase 1 has protein sequence MALSQGTKKKVCYYYDGDVGNYYYGQGHPMKPHRIRMTHNLLLNYGLYRKMEIYRPHKASGEEMTKYHSDDYIKFLRSIRPDNMSEYSKQMQRFNVGEDCPVFDGLFEFCQLSTGGSVAGALKLNKQQTDIAINWAGGLHHAKKSEASGFCYVNDIVLAILELLKYHQRVLYIDIDIHHGDGVEEAFYTTDRVMTVSFHKYGEYFPGTGDLRDIGAGKGKYYAVNYPLRDGIDDESYEAIFKPIMAKVMEMYQPSAVVLQCGADSLSGDRLGCFNLTIKGHAKCVEYIKSFNLPLLMLGGGGYTIRNVARCWTYETAVALDCSIPNELPYNDYFEYFGPDFKLHISPSNMTNQNTNEYLEKIKQRLFENLRMLPHAPGVQMQAIPEDAPHPDSGEEEEEEEDPDKRVSIRAHDKRIACEEEFSDSEDEAEGQGGGRRNAANHKKVKRVKKEEEKEGEEKKEVKEEEKEEEKMDTSGPKEEAKTT, from the exons ATGGCGCTGTCTCaaggaacaaagaaaaaagtttgCTATTACTATGACG GGGATGTGGGGAACTACTACTATGGCCAGGGCCATCCCATGAAACCCCACAGGATCCGCATGACACACAACCTCCTTCTCAACTATGGACTGTACAGGAAAATGGAGATCTAT AGACCACACAAAGCCAGTGGTGAAGAGATGACAAAATACCACAGTGATGACTACATTAAGTTCCTGAGGTCCATCCGACCAGACAACATGTCTGAGTATAGCAAACAGATGCAGCGAT TCAATGTCGGAGAGGACTGTCCAGTGTTTGATGGTCTGTTTGAGTTCTGCCAGCTCTCAACGGGTGGATCTGTCG CTGGGGCATTAAAGTTGAAcaagcagcagacagacatcGCCATCAACTGGGCCGGCGGACTTCACCACGCCAAGAAGTCTGAGGCCTCAGGTTTCTGCTACGTCAACGACATTGTCCTGGCCATCCTCGAGCTGCTCAA GTACCATCAGAGGGTGTTATACATAGACATTGACATCCACCACGGTGATGGAGTGGAAGAGGCCTTCTACACCACAGACAGGGTCATGACCGTCTCTTTCCACAAGTATGGGGAATACTTCCCTGGCACTGGAGACCTcagg GACATTGGAGCGGGAAAGGGCAAGTACTATGCAGTAAACTACCCGCTTCGAGACGGTATTGACGATGAGTCCTATGAAGCCATCTTCAAACCT atcaTGGCTAAAGTCATGGAGATGTACCAGCCAAGTGCTGTTGTACTCCAATGTGGAGCTGATTCTCTCTCTGGAGACAGACTGGGGTGCTTCAACCTCACCATTAAAG GCCACGCCAAATGCGTTGAGTACATCAAAAGTTTCAACCTGCCCCTGCTGATGCTGGGTGGCGGCGGCTACACCATTCGCAACGTTGCCCGTTGCTGGACGTACGAAACCGCCGTAGCCTTGGACTGCTCCATCCCCAACGAGCTGCCCTACAATGATTACTTTGAGTACTTCGGGCCCGACTTCAAGCTGCACATCAGCCCGTCCAATATGACGAACCAGAACACCAACGAATACCTGGAGAAGATCAAGCAGCGTCTGTTTGAAAACCTCCGTATGCTGCCCCACGCCCCTGGTGTCCAGATGCAGGCAATCCCCGAGGATGCTCCCCACCCGGAcagtggagaggaggaggaggaggaggaggacccCGACAAACGCGTCTCTA TCCGGGCCCACGACAAGAGGATAGCCTGCGAGGAGGAGTTTTCTGACTCTGAAGATGAGGCGGAGGGGCAGGGAGGAGGCCGCAGGAACGCAGCCAACCACAAGAAAGTCAAACGAGtgaagaaggaggaagagaaggaaggagaggaaaagaaag aagtgaaagaggaggagaaggaggaagagaagatgGACACATCAGG ACCAAAAGAAGAGGCTAAAACAACTTGA
- the marcksl1b gene encoding MARCKS-related protein 1-B codes for MGSQASKGDVAAEANAAAADGAAVKTNGQENGHVKTNGDVSTKPDGDAAATNGSAEAAKEPEAGAGGDAIEPAPAADGEAAKPEGEAAAKETPKKKKKKFSLKKSFNFKLNLKKSKKTEAVKEEAATAAAATPAEEKPAENGAAAPAEEKKEEVKEEAAAEPAAEAPKAEEAPAKEEAPKEEVKEAAAPAPEATKPTEESSSTPAPSEKKE; via the exons ATGGGATCCCAGGCATCCAAGGGAGATGTGGCCGCGGAGGCAAACGCTGCTGCCGCTGATGGTGCAGCTGTCAAAACCAACGGACAG gagaACGGACATGTGAAAACCAATGGTGATGTCTCCACAAAGCCTGATGGGGATGCTGCCGCCACCAATGGCTCAGCCGAAGCAGCCAAGGAGCCTGAAGCCGGCGCAGGAGGCGACGCTATCGAGCCGGCACCCGCTGCCGATGGAGAGGCGGCCAAACCCGAAGGCGAGGCTGCTGCTAAGGAGACccccaagaagaagaagaagaagttctCCCTGAAGAAGTCCTTCAACTTCAAACTGAATCTGAAGAAGAGCAAGAAAACTGAGGCTGTGAAAGAAGAAGCGGCCACTGCTGCCGCCGCCACCCCCGCTGAGGAGAAGCCAGCCGAGAACGGAGCCGCTGCTCCcgcagaggagaagaaggaggaggtgaaggaggaggCTGCCGCTGAGCCTGCGGCCGAGGCCCCGAAGGCAGAGGAGGCTCCGGCTAAAGAGGAGGCCCCCAAGGAGGAGGTCAAGGAGGCAGCTGCCCCGGCCCCCGAGGCCACAAAACCAACAGAGGAGAGCAGCTCGACCCCCGCTCCCTCTGAAAAGAAAGAGTGA